The sequence ATCCACTGCGAGGCATTTCCATGGACAAATACGATCGCGCCCTGCTTGCCGCCCTGCTGGAAAACGGCCGCCTGCCGTTCGCCGAACTGGCCCGCCGCATCAACCTCTCGCCCCCGGCAGTCGCCGACCGCGTGGCACGCCTGGAGGCCGACGGGGTGATCACCGGCTACCACGCCAGCGTCGACCTGGCGAAGCTCGGCCGCCCCATCCAGTGCCTGATCGAACTGCGCCTGAACGACCACCGCGGTGCCAGCCTGCTTGGGCGCCTGGCGGAGATCCCACAGATCATCGATTGCCACCGCATCACCGGCGAATCCTGCGTGATGCTCAAGGTGGCGGTGACCTGCACAGCCGAGTTGGAAGAGCTGATCGACCAGTTGGCGCAGTACGGCGCCAGCAAGACCTCGCTGATGCTCTCGACCACGCTCGATGGGCGCGTTCACCCGGCGATGCTGCAGGGCGGTTGAAGCCAGGCACCATTCCCTTCTCTGGGTCCCCGCGTTCGCGGGGATGACGTTGGGAGAAACTCGGCACGCCCTTTAGGAGCGGACCTTGTCCGCGAATCGCGCGCATGGCGCGCTCCTGCAAGGTGCCGTCGGTGTATGGAATTTCGCGGATACGCGGGATGGCGCAGGCGAAAAAAAGGCGGCGCCGCTTGCGCGGCACCGCCTGAAGTCACGGAGTTGCTGTTACATCGTGGGCCGGCAAGGGGTGCCGTCCCGTTGTATTGGATTACCTTTCGACGATCGCGGTCACACCTTGGCCGCCCGCCGCGCAAATCGAGATCAGCCCGCGCCCCTTTCCGGCGGCGTCGAGCAGCTTGGCCAGGTTGGCGACTATGCGCCCGCCAGTCGCCGCGAAGGGGTGGCCGGCGGCCAGGGAGCTGCCCTTGATGTTGAGCTTGCTGCGGTCGATGGAGCCCAGCGGCGCGTCCAGGCCGAGGCGGGTCTTGCAGTACTCGGCGTCTTCCCAGGCCTTGAGCGTGCACAGCACCTGCGCGGCAAAGGCCTCGTGGATTTCGTAGAAATCGAAGTCCTGCAGCGTCAGGCCGTTGCGCGCCAGCAGGCGCGGCACGGCGTAGACCGGCGCCATCAGCAGCCCCTCGGCGCCCTCGCCGACGAAGTTCACCGCCGCCGCCTCGCCATCCTTGAAGTACGCCAGGATCGGCAGGCCGCGCGCCTTCGCCCACTCCTCGCTGGCCAGCAGCACCACCGAGGCGCCATCGGTCAGCGGCGTCGAGTTGGCCGCCGTCAGGGTGCCGCGCGGACCGCGCTCGAACACCGGTTTCAGGGTGCCGAGCTTCTCCAGGTTGATGTCCGCGCGCAGATTCTGGTCGCGCACCAGGCCGCGGAACGGAGTCATCAGGTCGTTCTGCCAGCCTTCGTCGTAGGCGGCGGCCAGCTTGATGTGGCTTTCGTAGGCCAGCTTGTCCTGTTCATCGCGGGGGATCTGCCAGGTCTGCGCCATCAGCTCGCAGTGCTCGCCCATCGACAGCCCGGTGCGCGGCTCGCCGTTCTTCGGGATGTGCGGCATCAGGTGGCGCGGGCGGATCTTCAGCAGGCTCTTGAGCTTATCGCCGTTGGACTTGCCGCGATTGGCCTCCAGGAGGATCTCGCGCAGGCCCTCGTTGACGCCGATGGGCGCGTCGGACGTGGTGTCCACGCCGCCGGCGATGCCGCAGTCGATCTGCCCGAGGGCGATCTTGTTGGCCACCAGGATCGCCGCCTCCAGGCCGGTGCCGCAGGCCTGCTGGATGTCGTAGGCCGGGGTTTCCGGCGCCAGGCGGGTGCTCAGCACGCACTCGCGGGTCAGGTTGAAGTCGCGCGAGTGCTTGAGCACCGCGCCCGCGACCACTTCGCCGAGGCGTTCGCCGTGCAGCTTGTAGCGCTCGACCAGGCCGTCGAGGGCGCTGGTCAGCATCTCCTGGTTGCTCGCCGTCGAGTAGACGGTGTTGGAGCGGGCGAAGGGGATTCGGTTGC is a genomic window of Pseudomonas knackmussii B13 containing:
- a CDS encoding Lrp/AsnC family transcriptional regulator, translated to MDKYDRALLAALLENGRLPFAELARRINLSPPAVADRVARLEADGVITGYHASVDLAKLGRPIQCLIELRLNDHRGASLLGRLAEIPQIIDCHRITGESCVMLKVAVTCTAELEELIDQLAQYGASKTSLMLSTTLDGRVHPAMLQGG
- a CDS encoding acetyl-CoA C-acetyltransferase produces the protein MTQLRRVAIVGGNRIPFARSNTVYSTASNQEMLTSALDGLVERYKLHGERLGEVVAGAVLKHSRDFNLTRECVLSTRLAPETPAYDIQQACGTGLEAAILVANKIALGQIDCGIAGGVDTTSDAPIGVNEGLREILLEANRGKSNGDKLKSLLKIRPRHLMPHIPKNGEPRTGLSMGEHCELMAQTWQIPRDEQDKLAYESHIKLAAAYDEGWQNDLMTPFRGLVRDQNLRADINLEKLGTLKPVFERGPRGTLTAANSTPLTDGASVVLLASEEWAKARGLPILAYFKDGEAAAVNFVGEGAEGLLMAPVYAVPRLLARNGLTLQDFDFYEIHEAFAAQVLCTLKAWEDAEYCKTRLGLDAPLGSIDRSKLNIKGSSLAAGHPFAATGGRIVANLAKLLDAAGKGRGLISICAAGGQGVTAIVER